A segment of the Raphanus sativus cultivar WK10039 unplaced genomic scaffold, ASM80110v3 Scaffold1012, whole genome shotgun sequence genome:
ATATATAGAGATCGAAGATAAGAGAGATCTATTGTAAGAGAAGAAAGCAAAGAAAgagttaataaaataaagaaaccgTTTTGTTAAGTTTGTGTTCTCGGCTACTATACCTGACCAATTCAATTATGAGGTCGGTCCCAAAAAATGTGACGACTTGAATAATGATAATCGTAAattgttctaatcctagtgttcttgcttaagaactaatcgaaccagagagagagagagagagagagatcggatGCTTTGTTTGTGAAAGAATGAGATGTGTTGTcttattccatgagtaatgagttccttatataggattacatagcTTGAAGACCAAGTCTAaaaacttggagtagggaacaagaaACTtagagtagggaacaagtaaatctagaacattccatactagacatcacacaatattcataacacttccccttgatgtccattatgtgtgtaagatgctatctcgttaaaaaccgagattgtaatgccataaccgtctagagtttgtaatgcgtttggaatactgcctcgttaaaacctttccatggtaaacccaaaaacccaatgtggtaaaaacgggaagccatggataggaaaaagagtacagccgcattacttcccctgaagtgaacatcactgaaggcttctcagtgatcgcataccaatctgctgcataagcttcctgagcgtgcatgttggtaatgccttagtgaagaggtcggctgagttctcgcttgatctgacttggagtaccttgacctctccttcctTCTGTAGAtcatgggtgaagaagaacttggggagaacgtgcttagtcttgtcacccttgatgtatccatccttgagctgagctatgcaggccgcattgtcttcataaagaatggtcggctcgtctttaccatccgtgattccacatgctgtccgaatatggtgtgtcatgagtctcaaccagacacactctctacttgcttcatggatcgccaatatctccgagtgattggatgatgtggctgatatagtctgcttgactgatctccatgaaatggccgtgcctccatatgtgaaaacatagccggtttgggacttagcactgtgtgggtcggattggtaacctgcatcagcaaaaccaaccaaatcttctttgttttggttagcatAAAACAATCCTACATCCTTAGTTCCTTGTAGGTATCTTAGGATGTGTTTGATCCCATTCCAATGCCTCATGGTCGGACATGAACTGAATCTGGACAATAGgctcacagcaaaacatatgtcCGGCCTAGTATGTGTAGTCAAGTacatcaaggcgccaatggcaCTAAGGTAAGGATACTCTGGACCAAGTACCTCTTCATCCTCGGCCTTGGGTCTAAACGGATCAGTGTCTAGACCAAGGGATCTCACAACCATGGGACTACTAAGTGGATGACACTTATCCATATTGAACCTTTTAAGAAGCTTTTCTGTATAGGTCTTTTGgtgcacaaggattccatccTTAAGATGTTCAATCTGTAGTCCCAGACAAAACTTAGTctttcccaaatctttcatctcaaattctttcttgagatactcAACTGTTTGGGAAATCTCTTTGGCCGTTCCAAGTATGTTTAGGTCATCAACATACACGGCTATGATCACATAGCCTTGGCCGGATTTCTTAATGAATATACATGGGCTTACTTGATCATTCTTGTAGCCTTCTTTCAGTAAGTACTCACTCAATCTGTTGTACCACATTCGAccagattgtttcaatccatacaAAGCTTTGTTTAGCTTAATGCAATGTTGTTCTCGAGAACCTTTAGCATTCTTAGGTATTTCAATACCTTCTGGTACTTTCATGTATATGTCATTGTCCAGTGGTCCATAAAGATATGCGGTTACTACATCCATTAACCGTAAATCAAGATTTTCTCTTATGGCCAGACTTATAAGGAATCTGAatgttgttgcatccaccacgggagaataagtctcctcataaccgattcctggtctctgtgagaatccttgtgcaacaagtCGGGCTTTATACCTCACGACTTCAccattctcatttctctttcTCACAAAGACCCATTTGTATCCCACTGGTTTTAGATTATGTGGTGTTAGGAGTATTGATCCAAAAACACCTCTCTTGTTGAAAGAGTTtaactccacgtttatggcttctttccacttaagccaatcttttctttgcatgcattcataaatagacgtgggttctagatcctcatcatcttcaatgATCTCAAGTGCTACATGATATGCAAATAAATCACTTATGTCGACATGTTTTCTGTTCCATTGTTTTCCAGACATGATATAATTTATAGAGATCTCTTCATTGTCAGGAAGTTCAGGATCCTGAGTTTTGGCGTCCCAAATCTCATTAGATACCTTAGCAGCCGGACCAATGGTCATGTTCTTCCACGTCCCGGAGCCTTGGGACGGTCGGATCGACCACATCGACCAGATCCATCTTCCCCTCGACCACGGTTGGTCTTGCACCTTTCTTATTTATGCGAGGGttcttatctttggaaccaattggtctaccacgtttcAGACGTGCcatagactctgtagcaacttggttttGTCCCTTCTGGACATCAATTCTTATTGGTGCATTAGCAGCTGGTATGTATGACTTGGTCATTCTATTTGGGTCAGcaaaggaatctggcaatttaTTAGCTAGCTCTTGCAGATGTATAATCTTTTGAACTTCAAGATCACATGCTTGAGttcgaggatcttgccatgcttgggatgtatgattccatgtaatTTCTTTTACCAGCTTGCTATTATTTCCTCCCAATGTTGGATACTTAGATTCCACAAAGTGGCAATCTGCATACCTGGCCTTAAACAAATCACCCATGGTTGGCTcaaggtattttataattgaaggagaatcatatccaacatatattcccatccttctctgagctcccatctttgttctttgtggtgGAGCTATTGGATAATAAACAGCACATCCAAAAGTCTTAAGATGGGAGACGTCTGGCTCTCGACCCATTAGGAGTTGGGATggtgaatatctatgctcactagaTGGTCTGATGCGTATTAACTCCGCAGCATGCAATACTGCGTGTCCCCAAGCTGTGATTGGAAGGTTACTTTTCATGAGTAAAGGTCTAGCTATCATTTGAATCCTCTTGATAAAGGACTCGGCTAGACCGTTCTGTGTATGGACATGTGCCACGGAGTGTTCAACTgtcacccccatggacatacagtaCTCATAAAAGGCTTGGGAAGTGaattcaccagcattatcaagacgtatagtcttcAAAGGAAAGTCTGGAAAGTGTGCTTTCAATCTGATGATTTGAGCAAGTAGTCTAGCTAAGGCTAGATTTCGTGTGGATAATAAACACACATGGGACCATCTTGTGGATGCATCAACTAGTACCATGAAGTACCTAAACGTCCCACTAGGTGGGTGTATTGGTCCACAGATGTCACcttgtattctttccagaaaaCCTATGGTTTCCTTTGTCACTTTGACTGGTGATGGTCGGACTATGAGTTTTCCTTGTGCACAAGGCACACATGTATGGATCTTAGGAACAACTCGTCTACCTTTAAGGTTATGACCATTAGAATTTAGGATAAGTCTACGCATCATAGATGTTCCGGGATGCCCTAACCGGTCGTGCCACAAGTTGAAATTCTCTTTGAATTCCTTGCTTATCACAGCATTGGCTTCGACCACACTGATCTGAGCACAGTAAAGACCAGTGGATATAGCTGGTATTGTCTCCAAGACCTTCTTATGGTCTTGGAcgaattcataaatatttaagaattctATGGCTCCTTCTCCAACAGTTTCAATATGAAGACCATTCTTGCGAATGTCTTTAAAGCTCAACAGGCTTCTTTTAGAGTTTGGAGAATACAGTGCCTCATCTATTTCTAGATGTGTTCCATTTGGTAATAGAACATAGGCTTGGCCGTGGCATTTTATTAGTGGTGATACACCAGCTATTGTGTTCACATTGGCATCTTTCAATGTTAGATCAACAAAGAATTTCTTATCCTTAAAAATCGTGTGGCTTGATCCACTGTCAACCACAAGTGTGTCCATACTTCCTTTCATTCtagacaataaaaatataatctgaatcatattattattgaaCATGAAAGTAAAACATAGTgtattcttaaaaaataaaacatagaatgCAAAAgcacttaaaaaaaattcttaaagcctaaaaacaccaaaagcaTTCAAACACAAATCATTTGATGCATCACATTATTCAACTAGGTCATCATTCAGCATAGTGAGTATGTATGAAGTCTCAAAATCCATGAGGTCGTCCTTGTCATGATCAAAATCGTCCTCACCATCCTTGTACACCATGTGTGCTTCCGGATTCTTGCCCTTGAGACTCTCTTGATAGAGGTCGACCAGATGCTTGGCTGTGCGGCAATTCTTTGCCCAATGATTCCGCATCTATGGCAAGGTGAGCTTGTAGGATTCTGTGGTTTGAAGATGTCCCATTGCCTTTGCTTTTGCCATGCCCATTATTGGACTGGTTTGGACGGTCATAAGGGGTGTTACGCCCTTTGCCATAGCCACCACGCCCACTTCCTCGCCCTTGACCCCCACGACCGCGTCCTCTTCCATATGAGGAACTGCGGCCCTTTTGGTCATACCGGACATGGTTGACTTCAGCACCATCATTAGGCTCATTTGAGGTATGATTTGCCTCAGGGACAGGCTTAGATCCAGGTGGTCTAAGCTCACTATTCTTCAAGAGCAGCTCGTTGTTCTGTTCTGCAAGCAATAGACATGAGATGAGCTCACAATAGGTATTAAAACCTTTCAGTCTGTATTGTTGCTGAAGCAACATATTGCTTGAGGAcattgtctggaaagtcttttcCAACAACTGCTTATCAGTTACAGTCTCGCCACATAGCCTCAGTTTTGAGACTATTTTAAACAAGGCTGAGTTGTACTCATTCACATACTTAAAGTCTTGACTCCTGAGATGAGTCCACTCATAGGTGGTACCCGGAAGAATCAAAGTCTTCTGGTGGTCATATCTCATCTTAAGCTCTTTCCATAACTCGTATGGATCACTTACTGTGAGGTATTGAGCTTTTAAGCTCTCCTCAATGTGATGACGGATGATCACGAGGGTTTGAGAGTTCTCTTTCTTAGTAGTTTCGTTCTGGGGAACGATGCACTGCTCTAGGCCTTTGGCTCCAAGAGAGATCTCAACGGCTAATGCCCATTGGAGATAATTGTCACTCCTCACACTTAGAGGTGCAAAGTCCAAGTTTGTGATTTTGGCcatctgaaaataaaaatcagattgCTTAGGTCTTTTagaatctttttttattttttcataactcatccatctcttaatcaatttgtttgatttataaatcccttgaaaacAATGAGATGGACGAGTGCATGGTCTAGTCGTACCTCGTGGTACGCTTCATCGACCCATGCGGCTTGCGGTCTAGTCGTACCGGACAGTACACATCATCGACCAAAGCGGATCGTAATctagctgcactgtggtgcgtATCATCGATCATCGGGAATCACTGATCAACATGGATCGTGAATCACCGTGGATCATCGCGGATCATTGAGGATCATCGCGGATGATGGTCTAGTTCCACCACTtggtgaacatcatcgaccattgttttgtttatggtcTACTCGTACTCATAAGTACGTATCATTGACCTTCACTTATCATGGTCtagtgatatatggtgtttttcacatcattgtatatatgtttttatttgtttccagTCGCTAATTcatgtcagtctagtcctttttgaccttttacaggtctggagttagcagaagaaagaagagaaggtgcctgatgaaaagaagtccttttggagcattcctgcggagaacactcaagagaacagtcccgagactgttctctctcaagcggaacaagcagacggagtgatccggagattgttccagacgaatatggaaactcctatttcgggaattaaagccttgttgccctaaactcttttcttctgattggcgcctccatataaaacgccacctatctattttctattttttttacactagttttttacaagagaacactgagtattgcgatctgcaacttgtaagggagaagaatccatcctctcatagagaagatcatctgaaccctattgtttcatactttgttcttatgcaattttattcaggatttatgtctttgtttatgtgcatcatgatcgagtagtgaccttgctcgcctagggtttttagggtgttgagacatgagctaaacatagataagcgatccataactgttcttcattcatactgttcttactgctttcattaaactgatcacttgatgtcagatcactagttcatcacctagttaaccgcttaggatgataacttgacatgtattgaatgagcttagtatccctaatcagcgaaagtagatattagggtggtaagtgaactgatcggacctgttctctaaagcttgcaatcgatcctcatcccaacgacagttaggtggtgagatcgatctgcaaagcgatcactaccacgacagtggagtgttccagctgagtgatccgagttctagaaagcacttcatcgcgcttgaataattgtttggctccaattcaacacccaatgaaataccctaggctagctcttgtttaacagaatcaatctcgtgtttattttgcttgtttactatcgcctatttcaaccaaatcatatcttcttcttagcttgattctgaaacttatagaactagagtgtagactggtcctctggatttgaatcttaagtactacaattgcaactgttaacttggcagtagcaaggattcatttttagtgtatcaagttttggcgccgttgcgacggggaccagattttttacctctaattttcggtttcatatctagtctaagatatctaactcgtgttattttctttgtttcagctgatgatccaggtgcatg
Coding sequences within it:
- the LOC130503557 gene encoding uncharacterized protein LOC130503557; the encoded protein is MAKITNLDFAPLSVRSDNYLQWALAVEISLGAKGLEQCIVPQNETTKKENSQTLVIIRHHIEESLKAQYLTVSDPYELWKELKMRYDHQKTLILPGTTYEWTHLRSQDFKYVNEYNSALFKIVSKLRLCGETVTDKQLLEKTFQTMSSSNMLLQQQYRLKGFNTYCELISCLLLAEQNNELLLKNSELRPPGSKPVPEANHTSNEPNDGAEVNHVRYDQKGRSSSYGRGRGRGGQGRGSGRGGYGKGRNTPYDRPNQSNNGHGKSKGNGTSSNHRILQAHLAIDAESLGKELPHSQASGRPLSRESQGQESGSTHGVQGW